In Microbacterium esteraromaticum, the following proteins share a genomic window:
- a CDS encoding NAD(P)-binding domain-containing protein, with product MSELPVVIVGAGPQGLAAAAHLAERGVDAVVVESGVSAGAAVAEWGHVRLFSAWPELIDVAARRLLEATGWSAPDRGYPTGEEWVSRYLQPLADALGDRIRYGVTVTGIARRGRDKVVDSGRKGQPFVVHTTDRHGRDERILARAVIDASGTWGQPNPAGADGFPAVGETAASDRISYRIPDDVSSLAGSHVVVVGAGHSATHTVLRLSELARRHDGTRITWLLRRGSTANLFGGGDRDELAERAVLGSRARKVIEAGTVEVVTGFRVAEIRPEDAGLTIVAETGREIGGVDHIFALTGLRPDMGILRELRIDLDASLDAVAGIASEIDPNIHSCGSVSATGARQLAQPEQDFFIVGAKSYGRAPTFLALTGFEQVRSVVAHLAGDVAAAERKELVLPDTGVCGGAGDFGEEAGGCCGAAPSLIQLGARPVA from the coding sequence ATGTCGGAACTGCCCGTGGTCATCGTCGGCGCCGGCCCGCAGGGCCTGGCCGCTGCGGCCCACCTGGCCGAGCGCGGCGTAGACGCCGTCGTCGTCGAGAGCGGGGTGAGCGCAGGTGCCGCCGTCGCGGAGTGGGGACATGTGCGGCTCTTCTCCGCCTGGCCGGAGCTCATCGACGTCGCGGCACGTCGCCTGCTCGAGGCGACGGGATGGAGTGCTCCTGACCGCGGGTACCCGACGGGCGAGGAGTGGGTGAGCCGGTACCTGCAGCCGCTGGCGGATGCCCTGGGCGACCGCATACGGTACGGCGTGACGGTGACGGGCATCGCCCGTCGCGGACGCGACAAGGTCGTCGACAGCGGGCGGAAGGGCCAGCCGTTCGTCGTGCACACGACGGACCGGCACGGACGCGACGAGCGCATCCTCGCCCGCGCGGTGATCGACGCGAGCGGCACGTGGGGCCAGCCGAACCCTGCCGGCGCCGACGGGTTCCCTGCGGTCGGCGAGACCGCCGCATCCGACCGCATCTCGTACCGAATCCCCGACGATGTCTCGTCGCTCGCGGGATCCCACGTCGTGGTCGTCGGCGCCGGACACTCCGCGACGCACACGGTGCTGCGACTGAGCGAGCTCGCCCGTCGGCACGACGGCACGCGGATCACCTGGCTGCTGCGCCGCGGCAGCACGGCCAACCTCTTCGGAGGGGGCGACCGCGACGAGCTCGCAGAGCGCGCGGTGCTCGGCTCACGCGCTCGCAAGGTGATCGAGGCGGGCACCGTCGAGGTGGTCACGGGGTTCCGGGTCGCCGAGATCCGACCGGAGGATGCCGGCCTGACGATCGTGGCCGAGACGGGACGCGAGATCGGCGGCGTGGATCACATCTTCGCTCTCACCGGGCTCCGCCCCGACATGGGCATCCTCCGCGAGCTGCGGATCGACCTCGACGCCTCGCTCGACGCCGTTGCCGGGATCGCCTCCGAGATCGACCCGAACATCCACTCCTGCGGATCGGTGTCTGCGACCGGCGCGCGTCAGCTCGCGCAGCCGGAGCAGGACTTCTTCATCGTCGGCGCCAAGTCCTACGGCCGGGCGCCGACGTTCCTCGCGCTGACCGGCTTCGAACAGGTGCGCAGCGTCGTCGCGCACCTCGCCGGAGACGTCGCGGCGGCCGAGCGAAAGGAGCTCGTACTGCCCGACACCGGGGTCTGCGGCGGTGCAGGGGACTTCGGCGAAGAGGCGGGCGGATGCTGTGGCGCAGCCCCCTCCCTCATCCAGCTCGGTGCCCGTCCGGTCGCCTAA
- a CDS encoding ArsR/SmtB family transcription factor, with amino-acid sequence MSLPVTIEPTACCAPRVTSPLAPEQADRLARVFKALGDPTRVSLLSLIARSEGGEACICDLTEPVGLSQATVSHHMKLLAEAGLVTREQRGRWAYFAVNHDALSAAADALRPL; translated from the coding sequence ATGAGCCTGCCCGTGACCATCGAGCCGACCGCGTGCTGCGCGCCGCGGGTCACGTCGCCGCTCGCGCCCGAGCAGGCCGACAGACTCGCCCGCGTCTTCAAGGCTCTCGGCGACCCCACCCGCGTCTCGCTGCTGTCGCTCATCGCCCGCAGCGAAGGCGGCGAGGCATGCATCTGCGACCTCACCGAGCCTGTGGGCCTCTCGCAGGCGACCGTCTCGCACCACATGAAGCTGCTCGCCGAAGCCGGACTCGTCACGCGCGAGCAGCGAGGACGATGGGCCTACTTCGCCGTGAACCACGACGCCCTGTCTGCCGCCGCCGACGCCCTGCGTCCGCTCTGA
- a CDS encoding purine-cytosine permease family protein produces the protein MSISESQRPSPNSTLIERTGIEIIPESQRTARPRDLFWPWFAANVSVFGMSYGSFVLDFGISFYQATVVSIIGIVVSFLLCGLIAIAGKRASTPTMVLSRAAFGVHGQKVPGIVSWLTSIGWETFLAIMAVLATATVITRLGGDGDSVTLKIIATVIVAALIVTASVLGYHTIMKLQSVLTWVTGVVTILYIILAARSIDLAAVLSQPKGSAGQVIGALVMVMTGFGLGWINIAADWSRYQKRTASDGAIVFWNTFGGAIAPVILVVFGVLLAGSDPDLRAAVAADPIGALASILPLWVLVPFLLTAVLALVSGAVLGIYSSGLTLLSLGIRIPRPAAAGIDGLILTVVTILVVFGDQGFLGPFQSFLITLGVPLASWAGILIADILRRRRDYDEAALFDPKGRYGAWDWISIGTMIVASIIGWGLVINLFADDAPWNNWQGYLLPLIGGKDGEWAYANLGVFLALVLSFVITWFARAGRIRRQESGA, from the coding sequence GTGTCCATTTCTGAATCGCAGCGCCCGTCGCCGAACTCCACGCTGATCGAGCGCACCGGCATCGAGATCATCCCCGAGTCGCAGCGCACCGCCAGGCCGCGCGACCTGTTCTGGCCCTGGTTCGCCGCGAACGTGTCGGTCTTCGGCATGTCGTACGGCTCGTTCGTGCTCGACTTCGGCATCTCGTTCTATCAGGCCACGGTCGTGTCGATCATCGGCATCGTCGTATCGTTCCTGCTCTGCGGCCTGATCGCGATCGCCGGCAAGCGCGCATCGACGCCGACCATGGTGCTCTCTCGTGCCGCGTTCGGCGTGCACGGGCAGAAGGTGCCAGGCATCGTGTCGTGGCTGACCTCGATCGGATGGGAGACGTTCCTGGCGATCATGGCGGTGCTCGCGACGGCAACCGTGATCACGCGGCTCGGCGGCGACGGAGACAGCGTCACCCTCAAGATCATCGCCACGGTGATCGTCGCGGCCCTCATCGTCACCGCCTCGGTGCTCGGCTACCACACGATCATGAAGCTGCAGTCGGTGCTCACCTGGGTGACCGGCGTCGTCACGATCCTCTACATCATCCTCGCCGCCCGGAGCATCGACCTCGCGGCCGTGCTCTCGCAGCCGAAGGGCAGCGCCGGGCAGGTCATCGGCGCACTGGTGATGGTCATGACCGGATTCGGGCTGGGCTGGATCAACATCGCCGCCGACTGGTCGCGGTACCAGAAGCGCACGGCATCCGACGGCGCGATCGTGTTCTGGAACACGTTCGGCGGCGCCATCGCCCCGGTCATCCTGGTCGTTTTCGGCGTTCTTCTCGCCGGCTCCGACCCCGACCTCAGGGCCGCCGTCGCCGCTGACCCGATCGGTGCCCTCGCCTCAATCCTGCCGCTCTGGGTGCTCGTGCCGTTCTTGCTCACCGCCGTGCTCGCCCTCGTCTCGGGCGCCGTGCTCGGCATCTACTCCTCCGGCCTCACGCTGCTCAGCCTCGGCATCCGCATCCCCCGGCCCGCCGCCGCCGGCATCGACGGTCTCATCCTCACCGTCGTGACGATCCTCGTCGTGTTCGGCGACCAGGGCTTCCTCGGCCCGTTCCAGTCGTTCCTCATCACGCTCGGCGTGCCGCTCGCCTCGTGGGCCGGCATCCTGATCGCCGACATCCTGCGCCGGCGTCGCGACTACGACGAGGCCGCCCTGTTCGACCCGAAGGGTCGCTACGGCGCCTGGGACTGGATCTCGATCGGCACCATGATCGTCGCCTCGATCATCGGCTGGGGCCTCGTCATCAACCTGTTCGCAGATGACGCCCCCTGGAACAACTGGCAGGGCTACCTGCTGCCGCTCATCGGCGGAAAGGACGGCGAGTGGGCATACGCGAACCTCGGCGTCTTCCTCGCCCTGGTGCTGTCGTTCGTCATCACGTGGTTCGCGCGCGCGGGGCGAATCCGGCGTCAGGAATCGGGCGCGTGA
- a CDS encoding cysteine hydrolase — translation MSHTEGWLVVVDPQNIFASRDSAWGSPFFDEAMQGIRRLADRFGERVLVTRWMPTADRSTSWGEYFAAWPFADQPPTDALFDLVPEATALSPHPTLDLPTFGKWGGELEAIVGRGAHVVLAGVSTDCCVLSTALAGADAGARITVATDACAGSTADNHAAALHVMGLYPPQITLQTTDEILA, via the coding sequence GTGAGCCACACGGAAGGGTGGCTGGTCGTCGTCGACCCGCAGAACATCTTCGCCTCGCGGGACTCGGCGTGGGGATCGCCGTTCTTCGACGAGGCGATGCAGGGCATCCGGCGTCTCGCCGATCGCTTCGGCGAGCGCGTGCTGGTGACGAGATGGATGCCGACGGCAGACCGCTCGACCTCGTGGGGCGAGTACTTCGCCGCGTGGCCCTTCGCCGATCAGCCGCCGACGGATGCCCTCTTCGACCTCGTTCCCGAGGCGACCGCGCTGTCACCGCATCCGACCCTCGACCTGCCGACGTTCGGCAAGTGGGGCGGTGAGCTCGAGGCGATCGTCGGCCGGGGCGCGCACGTGGTGCTCGCCGGCGTTTCGACCGACTGCTGCGTGCTCTCGACCGCACTGGCAGGGGCGGATGCCGGGGCCAGGATCACCGTCGCGACCGACGCCTGCGCGGGGTCGACCGCCGATAACCACGCGGCCGCGCTGCACGTGATGGGCCTCTACCCGCCGCAGATCACTCTGCAGACGACCGACGAGATCCTGGCCTGA
- a CDS encoding glutamate-cysteine ligase family protein, producing the protein MGDSVAVQSFSRQDRTLFRSKVRRCLDALATMLADGQFDVSEPQLGLEIELNLVNDRFEPAMSNEKVLEAIASPAFQTELGQFNVEINVAPRPITTGNIHELEKVLRAALNAADDRAHDVGCGLAMIGMLPTLDEHHFTEEWLSKDPRYSLLGQQVLAARGEDIELRLDGHALSDGGRRETLDIVCDTILPEAACTSVQLHLQVPPEEFASYWNSAQAIAGVQVALAANSPFFAGRALWHETRIPMFEQATDTRSQELKNQGVRPRVWFGERWITSIFDLFEENSRYFPALLPVSSDEDPFEVLARGGIPTLSELRMHNGTVYRWNRPIYDTQDGGYHLRLENRVLPAGPSIADVLADAAFYYGLVRSLAEADRPLWTQMTFDAAEENLHSAARDGIESRLYWPGVGWVGPRELVLRRLLPLAAGGLDAYGATSEVRDRYLGIIEQRCLTGRNGATWQRAHVAAREAAGESRSQALHGMLGEYLERMHSGEPVHTWEP; encoded by the coding sequence ATGGGAGACAGTGTCGCCGTTCAGAGCTTCTCGCGGCAGGATCGCACCCTGTTCCGCAGCAAGGTGCGCAGGTGCCTCGACGCCCTCGCCACGATGCTCGCCGACGGGCAGTTCGATGTGTCGGAGCCGCAGCTCGGACTCGAGATCGAGCTGAACCTCGTCAACGACAGGTTCGAGCCGGCGATGTCGAACGAGAAGGTGCTCGAGGCGATCGCGAGCCCCGCATTCCAGACCGAGCTCGGGCAGTTCAACGTCGAGATCAACGTGGCGCCTCGCCCCATCACGACGGGCAACATCCACGAACTCGAGAAGGTGCTGCGGGCCGCCCTCAACGCCGCCGACGATCGCGCGCACGACGTCGGCTGCGGGCTGGCGATGATCGGCATGCTGCCAACCCTCGACGAGCACCACTTCACCGAGGAGTGGCTCTCGAAGGACCCCCGCTACAGCCTGCTCGGCCAGCAGGTGCTCGCCGCCCGCGGCGAAGACATCGAGCTGCGACTCGACGGTCACGCGCTGAGCGACGGCGGCCGCCGCGAGACCCTCGACATCGTGTGCGACACGATCCTGCCCGAGGCGGCCTGCACGTCGGTGCAGCTGCACCTGCAGGTGCCTCCGGAGGAGTTCGCGTCGTACTGGAACTCCGCGCAGGCGATCGCCGGCGTGCAGGTTGCGCTCGCAGCGAACTCGCCGTTCTTCGCGGGCCGGGCGCTGTGGCACGAGACCCGCATCCCGATGTTCGAGCAGGCCACCGACACGCGCTCGCAGGAGCTCAAGAACCAGGGCGTGCGCCCCCGGGTGTGGTTCGGCGAACGATGGATCACGTCGATCTTCGACCTGTTCGAAGAGAATTCGCGGTACTTCCCGGCCCTGCTGCCGGTCTCGAGCGACGAGGACCCGTTCGAGGTGCTGGCCCGAGGCGGCATCCCCACGCTGTCGGAGCTGCGGATGCACAACGGCACGGTGTACCGCTGGAACCGGCCGATCTACGACACGCAGGACGGCGGCTACCACCTGCGCCTCGAGAACCGGGTGCTGCCTGCGGGACCGAGCATCGCCGACGTACTGGCCGACGCCGCGTTCTACTACGGTCTCGTCCGCTCGCTCGCGGAGGCCGACCGTCCGCTGTGGACGCAGATGACCTTCGATGCGGCGGAGGAGAACCTGCACTCCGCCGCCCGCGACGGCATCGAGTCTCGGCTGTACTGGCCCGGCGTCGGCTGGGTCGGGCCGCGCGAGCTGGTGCTGCGGCGCCTGCTGCCGCTGGCCGCCGGGGGGCTGGATGCCTATGGCGCGACGTCCGAGGTGCGCGACCGCTACCTCGGCATCATCGAGCAGCGCTGCCTGACCGGACGCAACGGCGCCACCTGGCAGCGGGCGCACGTCGCGGCTCGCGAGGCGGCGGGTGAGTCGCGCTCGCAGGCTCTGCACGGCATGCTCGGCGAGTACCTCGAGCGGATGCACTCCGGCGAGCCGGTGCACACCTGGGAGCCGTGA
- the kynA gene encoding tryptophan 2,3-dioxygenase, whose amino-acid sequence MATGDNERTLEEGIVTDLKDRMTYGSYLDLDRLLSSQHPVSQPEHHDEMLFIIQHQTTELWLKLVQHELGTARDRLAGDDLRSALKHIARVKHIQEVLTQQWSVLATLTPTEYAEFRGALGNSSGFQSVQYRAVEFALGNKNERMLGVFRDHPENLAMLTAEWERPTLYDEFLRYASRRGLPIPAAVLERDVREPYREHPELVDAIREIYENPHEHWDLYEACEELVDVEDNFQFWRFRHLRTVTRTIGMKVGTGGSSGVSFLQRALDLTFFPELYSVRTEIGR is encoded by the coding sequence ATGGCCACCGGCGACAACGAACGCACCCTCGAAGAAGGCATCGTCACCGATCTCAAGGACCGGATGACGTACGGCTCCTACCTCGATCTCGACCGGCTGCTCAGCTCCCAGCATCCGGTGTCTCAGCCCGAGCATCACGACGAGATGCTGTTCATCATCCAGCACCAGACGACCGAGCTCTGGCTCAAGCTCGTGCAGCACGAGCTGGGCACCGCGCGCGACCGTCTCGCCGGCGACGACCTGCGCTCTGCTCTCAAGCACATCGCCCGCGTCAAGCACATCCAGGAGGTGCTGACCCAGCAGTGGTCGGTGCTCGCCACCCTCACCCCCACCGAGTACGCCGAGTTCCGCGGCGCCCTCGGCAACTCGTCCGGCTTCCAGTCGGTGCAGTACCGTGCGGTCGAGTTCGCCCTCGGCAACAAGAACGAGCGCATGCTCGGCGTCTTCCGCGACCACCCCGAGAACCTCGCGATGCTCACCGCCGAGTGGGAGCGCCCCACCCTGTACGACGAGTTCCTGCGCTACGCGTCGCGTCGCGGGCTGCCGATCCCCGCCGCGGTGCTCGAGCGCGACGTGCGCGAGCCGTACCGTGAGCACCCCGAGCTCGTCGACGCCATCCGCGAGATCTACGAGAACCCGCACGAGCACTGGGATCTGTACGAGGCGTGCGAGGAGCTCGTCGACGTCGAGGACAACTTCCAGTTCTGGCGGTTCCGGCACCTGCGCACCGTCACCCGCACGATCGGCATGAAGGTCGGCACCGGCGGGTCGAGCGGCGTGAGCTTCCTGCAGCGCGCTCTCGACCTCACCTTCTTCCCCGAGCTCTACAGCGTGCGCACCGAGATCGGGCGCTGA
- a CDS encoding hydrolase, whose amino-acid sequence MRRVTFFDGEGMREGILLPRDGAPVLVDGDARPGTSRLDGVITGLFTDHHVHLQLVDHTLLAGSRLGRVVDLGANPEWIADVSRHNSGDSGPDDDAETDFGRVGQVSPELRRPVVEYAGPFLTAPGGYPSDRAWAPAGSVREIPDAAHAARAVDELAAAGVSLIKVVAHSDAGPVLDDESFRAVVQQAAVRRLPVVAHAEGAGQAQRAVRLGATRLAHAPFSEPLSDAEIAAQAASASWISTMAVHKGDALAMVIDNVRRFVAAGGEMLYGTDMGNGPTPVDLRETEVDALRAAGIDGVDLLASLSPADPFDGGPLLLLPDGDPNRARRLTIDDITEP is encoded by the coding sequence ATGCGACGGGTCACCTTCTTCGACGGCGAGGGCATGCGCGAGGGCATCCTCCTGCCGCGCGACGGCGCGCCCGTACTCGTAGACGGTGATGCCCGGCCCGGCACTTCCCGCCTCGACGGCGTCATCACCGGGCTGTTCACCGACCACCACGTGCATCTGCAGCTCGTCGATCACACGCTGCTGGCCGGCTCGCGCCTCGGCCGCGTGGTCGACCTGGGCGCGAACCCGGAATGGATCGCCGACGTGTCCCGTCACAACTCCGGAGATTCGGGCCCTGATGACGACGCGGAGACCGATTTCGGGCGCGTCGGGCAGGTTTCTCCGGAGTTGCGCCGGCCGGTCGTCGAGTACGCAGGCCCGTTCCTCACCGCCCCTGGCGGGTATCCCTCCGACCGGGCCTGGGCCCCCGCGGGTTCGGTGCGGGAGATCCCGGATGCCGCGCACGCGGCGCGCGCGGTCGACGAGCTCGCCGCAGCAGGGGTCTCGCTGATCAAGGTCGTCGCGCACAGCGATGCGGGCCCGGTGCTCGACGACGAGAGCTTCCGTGCCGTCGTCCAGCAGGCAGCCGTGCGCCGCCTGCCGGTCGTCGCGCATGCCGAGGGCGCCGGGCAGGCGCAGCGCGCGGTGCGGCTCGGCGCGACCCGCCTGGCGCACGCCCCCTTCAGCGAACCGCTGAGCGATGCCGAGATCGCCGCCCAGGCGGCATCGGCGTCGTGGATATCGACCATGGCCGTCCATAAGGGCGACGCGCTCGCGATGGTCATCGACAACGTGCGACGCTTCGTCGCGGCGGGCGGCGAGATGCTCTACGGCACCGACATGGGCAACGGCCCCACCCCCGTCGACCTGCGCGAGACCGAGGTCGACGCACTGCGCGCCGCCGGCATCGACGGCGTCGACCTGCTGGCATCCCTCTCCCCCGCCGACCCCTTCGACGGCGGACCCCTGCTTCTGCTTCCCGACGGCGACCCGAACCGGGCACGCCGTCTCACCATCGACGACATCACGGAGCCGTGA